From a region of the Falco peregrinus isolate bFalPer1 chromosome 5, bFalPer1.pri, whole genome shotgun sequence genome:
- the LOC101921134 gene encoding zinc finger protein 501-like yields the protein MISHTDGKAEPWFTPLPRRRGQAALRGTCAAEDGIVSKKEEDAHQGIPEPVEHEGLPSGLSKENSSQSPAQDPVLPRRSERVQRPLGKRQSRATLRGSFRRLPDIIQQRNPSVGRLMICGDCGKSFRVSSNLVQHRRIHTGEKPFACTECGESFRQRSHLIQHQRIHTGERPYGCSECGKSFSMSSKLIRHQVTHTGEKPYKCAECGKSFSGNSQLVQHQRVHTGEKPYECSNCGKSFSVSSALTRHQRVHTGEKPYECAECGKSFSQSSELMKHQRVHTGEKPYECSECGKSFTVSSALIQHRRFHMGERPYGCTECGKSFTVSSHLIQHRRFHTGERPFECTECGKSFLWRSALLRHHRVHTGERPYACADCGDSFRQSAHLIQHRRIHTGERPYACADCGKGFTVSSALLRHQQIHRGGEP from the exons ATGATCTCCCACACGGACGGGAAGGCGGAGCCGTGGTTCACTCCGCTCCCTCGCCGCCGGGGGCAGGCCGCCCTGCGCGGCACCTGCGCAG CTGAAGATGGGATTGTGAGCAAGAAGGAGGAAGATGCCCACCAAGGCATCCCTGAGCCAGTGGAGCACGAGGGTTTACCCTCAGGGCTCTCCAAGGAGAACAGTTCCCAGAGTCCTGCACAGGACCCAGTCCTCCCACGCAGGTCAGAAAGGGTTCAGAGACCTCTGGGGAAGAGGCAAAGCCGAGCGACGCTGCGTGGAAGTTTCAGGAGGCTGCCAGACATTATCCAGCAGAGAAATCCTTCTGTGGGGAGACTGATGATATGTGGAGACTGCGGGAAGAGCTTCCGGGTGAGCTCCAACCTTGTCCAGCATCGGAGAATCCACACCGGCGAGAAACCCTTTGCCTGCACCGAGTGCGGGGAAAGTTTCCGGCAGCGGTCGCATCTCATCCAGCACCAGAGAATCCACACAGGGGAGCGGCCCTATGGGTGCTCCGAGTGCGGAAAGAGCTTCAGCATGAGCTCAAAGCTGATCCGGCACCAGGTAACCCACACTGGGGAGAAGCCCTACAAGTGCGCCGAGTGCGGGAAGAGCTTCTCCGGGAACTCACAGCTCGTCCAGCACCAGCGAGTACACACTGGGGAAAAACCCTACGAGTGCAGCAACTGTGGGAAGAGCTTCAGTGTGAGCTCAGCCCTGACACGACACCAGAGGGTCCACACTGGGGAGAAACCCTACGAGTGCGCTGAGTGTGGGAAGAGCTTCAGCCAGAGCTCCGAGCTGATGAAGCACCAGCGGGTCCACACTGGGGAGAAGCCCTACGAGTGCTCTGAGTGTGGAAAGAGCTTCACTGTGAGTTCAGCCCTCATCCAACACCGGAGGTTCCACATGGGTGAGCGCCCCTACGGGTGCACCGAGTGTGGAAAGAGCTTCACTGTGAGCTCCCACCTCATCCAGCACCGCCGCTTCCACACCGGGGAGCGTCCCTTTGAGTGCACGGAGTGTGGAAAGAGCTTCCTGTGGAGATCAGCCCTGCTCCGGCACCACCGGGTCCACACAGGGGAGAGGCCCTACGCCTGCGCTGACTGCGGGGACAGCTTTCGGCAGAGTGCCCATCTCATCCAGCACCGGCGAATCCACACAGGGGAGCGTCCCTATGCTTGTGCTGACTGCGGGAAGGGCTTCACTGTGAGCTCTGCGCTCCTCCGGCACCAACAGATCCACAGGGGTGGGGAGCCTTAG